From the Marinomonas sp. THO17 genome, one window contains:
- a CDS encoding FdhF/YdeP family oxidoreductase: protein MTNKTQHFTPYKGPAGGWGALKSTAQHWLKSENATRNIFTLLKTNQPHGFDCPGCAWGEKHDPAKIRFCENGAKAVNWEATSRKVDAQFMAQHSVSWLKTQSDYFLEYQGRLTEPMRYNPSTDHYESITWSDAFKLIADTLKQQSSPDNVAFYTSGRASNEAAFLYQLFARAYGTNNFPDCSNMCHEASGYALTSSIGIGKGTVEIDDFDKADAVFVFGQNPGTNHPRMLETLKEVVQRGAQLHTFNTLKERGLERFQNPQSPIEMLTNSSKPTNTAYYTPKIGGDMAVVRGMVKVLIELEEAAQQAGSAIFDHDFIAQHTQGMETYLEQVKQTPWSNILEQSGLSRQEIEQAAQVYAEADCSIITWAMGITQHHHSVATIHEIVNLLALKGNFGKAGAGACPVRGHSNVQGDRTMGINEKPSEAFLTALEQRFQFSPPKQEGLAVVDTIRAMQQGKVNVFIALGGNFAAATPDTQATAKALEACQLTVQISTKLNRSHLVTGKNALILPCLGRTDIDHQANGQQKVTVEDSFSMIHASGGVLEPMSDLQKSEPAIIAGMAEATLGKYPVDWQALIADYDLIREHIAAVVPGFANFNQRILQDGGFYLGNSARDRQWKTPAGKAIVHSHRLPDSILPKQTQGLLTERSFVLQTLRSHDQYNTTIYGFDDRYRGIKNERNLVFINPADLQRLGLKEGQKVTIRSIWNDGVERKVEGFKLVPYSIPAGNLAAYYPETNPLVPLDSHGEFSNTPTSKSIAVELTPCDTNTELEMAAL from the coding sequence ATGACAAATAAGACGCAACACTTCACTCCCTATAAAGGTCCTGCAGGCGGTTGGGGAGCATTAAAAAGTACCGCACAGCATTGGTTAAAAAGTGAAAATGCCACCCGTAATATTTTTACCTTGCTAAAAACCAACCAACCGCACGGATTTGATTGTCCTGGTTGCGCATGGGGGGAAAAACACGATCCCGCCAAGATTCGTTTTTGTGAAAATGGCGCCAAAGCGGTGAACTGGGAGGCGACCTCACGCAAAGTGGACGCTCAGTTTATGGCTCAGCATTCGGTCAGCTGGCTGAAAACACAAAGCGATTATTTTTTAGAATATCAAGGTCGTTTGACCGAGCCTATGCGGTATAACCCGTCCACCGATCACTATGAAAGCATTACTTGGTCAGACGCCTTCAAACTGATTGCCGACACACTCAAACAACAGTCTTCCCCTGATAATGTGGCTTTTTATACCTCAGGACGTGCCAGTAATGAAGCGGCCTTTTTGTATCAACTGTTTGCTCGCGCTTATGGAACCAATAACTTTCCCGACTGTTCAAACATGTGTCACGAAGCCAGCGGCTATGCCCTAACCAGTAGTATTGGTATTGGCAAAGGCACGGTGGAAATTGACGATTTTGACAAAGCCGATGCGGTATTTGTATTTGGCCAAAATCCTGGCACTAATCATCCTCGTATGCTGGAAACCCTAAAAGAAGTCGTACAACGCGGCGCTCAGCTGCATACCTTTAATACCTTAAAAGAACGTGGCCTTGAGCGTTTTCAGAATCCACAAAGCCCGATCGAAATGCTCACCAATTCCTCAAAGCCAACCAATACCGCTTATTACACGCCAAAAATTGGCGGTGACATGGCCGTAGTACGTGGCATGGTGAAAGTACTGATCGAACTAGAAGAAGCCGCTCAACAAGCTGGTAGTGCGATATTTGATCATGACTTTATTGCACAACACACCCAAGGAATGGAGACCTACTTAGAACAGGTTAAGCAGACTCCTTGGTCTAACATTCTTGAGCAATCAGGACTCAGCCGACAAGAGATAGAACAGGCTGCCCAAGTGTATGCTGAAGCAGACTGCAGCATTATCACTTGGGCCATGGGCATCACCCAGCACCATCATTCGGTTGCCACCATTCACGAAATCGTCAATCTATTAGCCTTAAAGGGGAATTTCGGCAAAGCGGGCGCGGGCGCTTGTCCAGTGCGAGGTCACAGTAATGTACAAGGTGATCGCACCATGGGCATAAACGAAAAACCCAGCGAAGCCTTTCTAACGGCGTTAGAACAACGCTTCCAATTCTCACCACCAAAACAAGAAGGACTTGCGGTGGTCGACACCATCCGCGCTATGCAACAAGGCAAGGTAAACGTTTTTATCGCATTAGGAGGTAATTTCGCTGCCGCCACACCAGACACACAAGCCACTGCAAAAGCCCTTGAAGCTTGCCAGCTAACGGTACAAATCAGCACTAAGCTAAACCGCTCTCATTTGGTCACAGGCAAAAACGCTTTAATTCTGCCTTGTCTTGGTCGGACTGATATTGATCATCAAGCCAATGGGCAACAGAAAGTCACAGTGGAAGACTCTTTCAGTATGATTCATGCCTCTGGCGGCGTGCTGGAACCCATGAGCGACTTACAGAAATCCGAGCCTGCCATCATTGCGGGCATGGCCGAAGCAACATTAGGGAAATATCCGGTCGATTGGCAAGCCCTCATTGCGGATTATGACCTAATCCGTGAACACATTGCCGCTGTAGTACCAGGTTTTGCTAATTTTAATCAGCGTATTTTGCAAGATGGTGGCTTCTATTTAGGCAACAGTGCTCGTGATCGTCAGTGGAAAACACCAGCAGGTAAAGCCATAGTACACAGCCACCGCCTACCAGACTCTATTTTACCCAAACAGACTCAAGGTTTACTCACCGAACGCAGCTTTGTTTTGCAAACCTTACGCTCCCATGATCAGTACAATACCACCATATACGGTTTTGATGATCGTTATCGAGGGATTAAAAACGAACGTAATCTGGTCTTTATCAACCCAGCAGATCTGCAAAGACTAGGCTTAAAAGAAGGCCAAAAAGTCACTATCCGTTCTATTTGGAATGATGGTGTTGAGCGAAAAGTAGAGGGCTTTAAACTGGTTCCTTACAGTATTCCTGCAGGGAATTTAGCCGCCTATTATCCAGAAACAAATCCCTTGGTGCCTTTAGACAGTCATGGCGAATTTAGCAATACGCCAACCTCGAAAAGCATCGCCGTGGAATTGACACCCTGTGATACAAATACGGAATTGGAGATGGCTGCTCTTTAG
- a CDS encoding TrkH family potassium uptake protein: MIRPLLIIRLLTMPCLWMSLVQLVFAELSFMYFKDGVGRDFAVPAMLTFCCAMPLLFAFKKYSLPSVNVREAMLFAALTWFAVGVLGAVPIIHVTQVSFTDGVFESISALTTTGATILSGLDELPPSFLMYRQFLQWMGGLGVVIFVVAILPMLNIGGMRLLKAETPGPIKDEKLSPRVSSTTRYLWMVYLVITLLCAVSYYFAGMSVFDAIGHSFSTVSTGGFSTHDASMGYFNSSLMLWICNLFMLLGAINFALHYRVFLARAIKLYWQDEETHAFLIIVALVALLLAVFLYQTQAEQGSWNALTQAFFHVISFITSTGFAATDFGAWPAVTSIVLIFVGYIGGCAGSTAGGNKVIRNVISLKSISLEIKRLVHPSGVFTMKFQGRHISDDIRHSIMGFMCVAAIVTLVFTLLLMATGMSFMGSLSATAACLNVLGPGFAELGNNFAPLSDTGTWLMSFAMILGRLEYFTVLVLFLPAMWRD, translated from the coding sequence ATGATTCGTCCGCTGTTGATTATTCGCCTATTAACCATGCCTTGCTTATGGATGAGTCTGGTGCAGTTAGTGTTTGCCGAGTTGTCCTTTATGTATTTTAAAGACGGCGTCGGTCGTGACTTTGCGGTGCCTGCGATGCTGACCTTTTGTTGTGCTATGCCGTTACTCTTCGCCTTTAAAAAATACTCTTTGCCATCGGTAAATGTTCGTGAAGCTATGTTGTTTGCTGCTTTGACTTGGTTTGCTGTTGGTGTATTGGGGGCTGTTCCCATTATTCATGTGACTCAAGTGTCTTTTACCGATGGGGTATTTGAATCCATCAGTGCGTTAACCACAACAGGGGCGACCATTTTATCCGGTTTGGATGAATTGCCGCCAAGCTTCTTAATGTATCGGCAATTTCTGCAATGGATGGGCGGCTTGGGAGTGGTGATTTTTGTGGTGGCCATTTTACCCATGTTGAACATAGGGGGAATGCGCTTGTTAAAAGCTGAGACTCCCGGCCCAATCAAAGATGAAAAGTTGTCGCCGCGAGTATCCAGTACCACGCGTTATTTATGGATGGTGTATTTGGTCATTACTCTGCTGTGTGCCGTGTCTTATTATTTTGCTGGCATGTCGGTGTTTGACGCCATAGGGCATAGTTTTAGCACGGTTTCTACGGGCGGTTTTTCTACTCATGACGCCAGTATGGGCTATTTCAATAGCTCGCTTATGCTGTGGATTTGCAATCTCTTTATGTTACTTGGGGCAATTAATTTTGCCTTGCACTATCGCGTCTTTCTGGCGCGCGCTATTAAGTTGTATTGGCAAGATGAAGAAACCCATGCCTTTTTGATTATTGTGGCGCTGGTGGCTTTGTTATTAGCTGTGTTTCTCTATCAAACGCAGGCAGAACAGGGCAGTTGGAACGCCTTAACACAAGCCTTTTTTCATGTAATTTCTTTTATTACCAGCACGGGTTTTGCAGCAACGGATTTTGGAGCCTGGCCTGCCGTTACCTCGATTGTGTTGATTTTTGTTGGTTACATAGGTGGTTGTGCGGGTTCGACGGCGGGTGGCAATAAGGTGATTCGAAATGTTATCTCCCTTAAATCCATCAGTTTAGAAATTAAGCGCTTGGTGCATCCTAGTGGCGTCTTTACTATGAAGTTTCAAGGTCGACATATCAGTGATGATATTCGTCATTCTATCATGGGCTTTATGTGTGTGGCGGCCATTGTCACCTTGGTGTTTACCCTATTACTCATGGCGACTGGTATGAGCTTTATGGGCTCCCTTAGCGCAACAGCTGCATGTTTAAATGTATTGGGGCCAGGGTTTGCTGAGTTGGGCAATAATTTTGCCCCACTCAGCGACACAGGCACCTGGCTAATGAGCTTTGCCATGATACTAGGCCGCTTAGAATACTTTACCGTGCTAGTGCTGTTTTTGCCCGCAATGTGGCGCGATTAA
- a CDS encoding thioesterase family protein: MFKHQREIRIEWGDCDPADIVFYPRYFAFFDASTGELFNAMGYSLSRIREQAHCVGFPMVDTRSQFYKASKYGDLVNIESEFTEIGRASFCVQHRLFNRGDLAVECSEKRVWACVNEEGKLQAQAIPDDVRNLMLS; this comes from the coding sequence ATGTTCAAACATCAGCGAGAAATACGCATTGAATGGGGAGATTGTGACCCGGCGGATATTGTGTTTTATCCGCGTTACTTCGCCTTCTTTGATGCGTCAACAGGTGAGTTGTTCAATGCCATGGGATACTCTCTGAGTCGTATACGAGAGCAAGCGCATTGTGTGGGCTTTCCTATGGTAGATACTCGATCACAGTTTTATAAAGCGTCCAAATATGGTGATCTGGTGAATATTGAAAGTGAGTTCACCGAAATTGGTAGGGCCAGCTTTTGCGTTCAACATCGTCTCTTTAATCGAGGTGACTTGGCGGTTGAATGCTCTGAAAAACGTGTTTGGGCATGTGTAAATGAAGAGGGAAAGTTACAAGCTCAGGCCATTCCGGATGATGTTCGAAACTTGATGTTGTCTTAA
- a CDS encoding feruloyl-CoA synthase: MSVGFHPIKVVAHPIELIKREDGVRIVNSQKPLDDFARCWTDQLAYWAQQAPDRVFVAQRDTQGEWDKITYSDAVLRAKKLASWLLTQPVSTERPIVFLCGNSAEHLMLALAGMYVGIAHSPLSPAYSLIATDYAKLQGIMDILTPGLIVVDELAPYEKAIKAVCQDETTPVLVLQGDTQAQQIANPTVSYQDCLAHPISPQIEIENSKVDGDTIAKILFTSGTTGMPKGVINTQRMICANQVMIHQVMQFLKDQPPIMVDWLPWNHTFGGNHNIGIALYNGGSLYLDDGKPTEKLFDKTLKNLSEISPTVYFNVPKGFELLVKKLKEDAQFAQKFFSRLQFTFFAAAGLAQHIWDDLDALAIQYTGKKIPMLTGLGCTETAPSATFASVEESSSGVIGVPAPGVSIKLIPNQGKLEARVKAVTVMPGYWRQPELTAKAFDEEGYYCLGDAFAFLDETQPQRGFRFDGRVSEDFKLDSGTWVSAGTLRAKFISALAPFAQDVVLCGTNRGYITAMVFPDWAHCKAILPHDVMESNEEVIAHQVVREAFHQKMQEAAEQSTGSSTLVKRIILQATPASIDAHEITDKGSLNQRAVQTHREDQVELLYQEPIAPQVISL; this comes from the coding sequence ATGAGTGTTGGATTTCATCCTATTAAAGTCGTTGCGCATCCCATCGAGTTAATTAAGCGTGAGGATGGTGTAAGGATAGTAAACAGTCAAAAACCATTGGATGATTTTGCCCGTTGTTGGACAGATCAATTAGCCTACTGGGCGCAACAAGCACCAGATAGGGTGTTTGTTGCTCAACGTGATACACAAGGTGAGTGGGATAAGATTACCTACTCGGATGCTGTGTTGCGTGCCAAAAAGTTGGCTTCTTGGTTGCTCACTCAACCTGTCTCAACCGAACGCCCCATTGTTTTTTTATGTGGTAACAGTGCTGAGCACCTCATGTTGGCTTTGGCTGGCATGTATGTGGGCATTGCTCATTCGCCTTTATCTCCTGCCTATTCATTGATTGCTACTGATTACGCCAAGTTACAAGGCATTATGGACATCTTGACGCCAGGCCTAATTGTGGTGGATGAATTAGCCCCCTATGAAAAAGCCATCAAGGCCGTTTGTCAGGATGAGACAACGCCAGTTTTGGTATTGCAAGGGGACACACAAGCACAGCAAATTGCCAATCCAACGGTGTCTTATCAAGATTGTCTGGCGCATCCTATTTCGCCTCAGATTGAGATTGAGAATAGCAAGGTTGATGGCGATACCATTGCGAAAATTCTTTTCACTTCAGGTACGACTGGGATGCCGAAAGGGGTTATCAATACTCAGCGAATGATCTGCGCCAATCAGGTGATGATTCATCAAGTGATGCAATTCTTAAAAGATCAGCCACCTATTATGGTGGATTGGTTACCTTGGAATCACACTTTTGGTGGTAATCATAATATTGGTATAGCCCTTTATAACGGCGGTAGTTTGTATCTAGACGATGGTAAGCCAACTGAGAAGCTATTTGATAAAACCTTGAAAAATTTGTCGGAAATTTCGCCTACTGTGTATTTTAATGTTCCCAAAGGTTTTGAGTTGTTAGTCAAAAAACTCAAAGAGGACGCCCAATTTGCGCAAAAATTCTTTTCCCGTTTGCAGTTTACCTTTTTTGCAGCAGCAGGCTTAGCACAACATATCTGGGATGACTTAGACGCGCTGGCCATTCAATATACAGGTAAGAAAATACCTATGCTAACCGGTTTGGGCTGTACTGAAACGGCACCATCTGCGACCTTTGCTTCAGTAGAAGAGTCCTCTTCTGGAGTGATTGGGGTACCAGCACCCGGGGTATCGATTAAATTGATTCCCAATCAAGGAAAGTTGGAAGCCAGAGTCAAAGCCGTGACCGTGATGCCGGGCTATTGGCGTCAACCTGAGCTGACCGCAAAAGCGTTTGATGAAGAAGGCTATTACTGCTTAGGCGATGCCTTTGCTTTCTTAGATGAAACACAGCCCCAACGTGGCTTTCGCTTTGACGGTCGTGTATCAGAAGACTTTAAACTCGACAGTGGAACTTGGGTTAGTGCCGGAACCTTACGAGCTAAGTTTATTAGTGCATTAGCGCCTTTTGCTCAGGATGTGGTGTTATGCGGAACCAACCGAGGTTACATCACAGCTATGGTGTTCCCTGATTGGGCCCATTGTAAGGCCATTCTGCCTCACGATGTGATGGAGTCCAATGAAGAAGTGATAGCGCACCAAGTAGTACGCGAGGCTTTCCATCAGAAAATGCAAGAGGCGGCGGAGCAAAGTACCGGCAGTTCCACTTTGGTGAAGCGTATTATCCTGCAGGCAACACCGGCCAGTATTGATGCCCATGAAATCACGGATAAGGGGTCTTTGAATCAGCGAGCGGTGCAAACGCATCGTGAGGATCAAGTGGAACTCTTGTATCAAGAGCCGATAGCACCACAAGTGATCAGTCTCTAA